A region from the Leptolyngbya iicbica LK genome encodes:
- a CDS encoding FAD-dependent oxidoreductase yields MSQSASLKEHQSFWIASTLQSSYPPIVEDLSVDVAIVGAGLAGITTAMLLKQAGKTVAVLEADRVAEGVSGHTTAKLTSLHQLKYASLMNSLGREQASAYGASNQAAIEQVAALVRDEHIDCDFEPQDAYTFATDAEMLEQVEAEAEAAFDLGLPATYVTETPLPFAVRGAVKFSHQAQFHPRKYILCLADKIHGDGSYVFEHSRVRNVDGEDPCRVQTESGATVTATDVIVTTNLPILDQGLYFAKTFPKRSYLIGARIDPAIAPDGMFIGTGETYRSIRTTPTDDGGTLLLIGGEGHKVGEADDTEERFERLAADAKSLFGIESVDYYWSSQDFVSFDGLPYIGPLTPLNQHTFVATGFSLWGMSNSNVAAMILADRVLGRDNPWAKLYESTRPTPFVSQASIKNNLDVGTRWFGDRFKGLFDSPEKVKPGEGRLVTAGGKKVAAHRDEHGKLHQVSAVCPHLGCIVDWNAAERSWDCPCHGSRFDPDGKILHGPAVNCLEAKPTPAATR; encoded by the coding sequence ATGTCTCAATCGGCATCTCTCAAAGAACATCAATCATTTTGGATTGCCTCCACTTTGCAATCGAGCTATCCGCCCATCGTCGAGGACTTGTCAGTCGATGTGGCGATCGTCGGCGCTGGGCTGGCGGGCATCACGACGGCAATGCTGCTCAAGCAAGCGGGCAAAACAGTCGCCGTTTTAGAGGCCGATCGCGTCGCGGAAGGCGTCTCTGGACACACGACCGCTAAGCTCACCTCGCTCCACCAGTTGAAATACGCCAGCCTCATGAATTCGCTAGGGCGTGAACAGGCAAGTGCCTATGGCGCATCCAACCAAGCGGCGATCGAGCAGGTGGCCGCTTTGGTGCGCGATGAGCACATTGATTGTGACTTTGAGCCCCAGGATGCCTATACGTTTGCCACCGATGCCGAGATGCTGGAACAGGTCGAGGCGGAAGCCGAGGCGGCTTTCGACTTGGGACTACCGGCCACCTATGTCACCGAGACGCCATTGCCTTTCGCGGTGCGAGGCGCAGTGAAATTTAGCCATCAGGCCCAGTTCCATCCCCGCAAATACATCTTGTGTCTGGCGGACAAGATTCACGGCGACGGCAGTTACGTTTTTGAGCACAGCCGCGTCCGCAACGTTGATGGTGAGGATCCGTGCCGGGTGCAGACTGAGTCGGGAGCGACGGTGACCGCCACCGACGTCATCGTCACCACCAATTTGCCCATCCTTGACCAGGGGCTGTATTTCGCCAAGACCTTTCCGAAGCGCTCCTACTTGATTGGGGCACGCATTGATCCGGCGATCGCCCCCGACGGCATGTTTATTGGCACTGGCGAAACGTATCGCTCCATTCGCACCACGCCCACGGATGACGGCGGTACCTTGCTCCTGATTGGGGGTGAAGGTCACAAAGTGGGAGAAGCCGACGATACCGAAGAACGGTTTGAACGACTAGCCGCTGATGCCAAATCGCTCTTTGGCATTGAATCTGTGGACTATTACTGGTCGAGTCAGGACTTTGTTTCGTTTGACGGCTTGCCCTACATCGGCCCGTTGACCCCACTCAATCAGCACACCTTTGTGGCGACGGGCTTTAGTCTGTGGGGCATGAGCAACTCCAACGTAGCGGCGATGATTTTGGCCGATCGCGTGTTGGGACGCGACAATCCCTGGGCCAAGCTGTACGAATCAACTCGGCCCACGCCTTTTGTCTCTCAAGCTTCCATCAAAAACAATCTGGATGTCGGCACCCGCTGGTTCGGCGATCGCTTTAAGGGCCTGTTTGACAGTCCCGAGAAGGTGAAGCCGGGAGAAGGACGCCTGGTCACGGCGGGTGGCAAAAAGGTCGCGGCCCATCGTGACGAACATGGCAAACTCCACCAAGTCTCGGCAGTATGCCCTCATCTGGGCTGCATCGTCGATTGGAATGCCGCCGAAAGAAGCTGGGATTGTCCCTGTCATGGCTCCCGCTTTGACCCCGACGGCAAGATCTTGCACGGTCCGGCGGTGAATTGCCTGGAGGCTAAACCGACGCCAGCCGCGACTCGATAA
- the gvpU gene encoding gas vesicle accessory protein GvpU codes for MASSAVSESMKSRAARAPLESDRLLQALALVPEKTSIELGITLNLDGLLVTGFVISQEAYFEQLTQGIRETKADDEMKSLLEDFLTELKEPIIKSTAEKATFPRFIHLRDAKLYPSEGKGMPSLGSTLWRGDIDSVSGFCLGEMYSSPKQITA; via the coding sequence ATGGCTTCATCAGCAGTCTCAGAATCGATGAAAAGTCGAGCAGCTCGGGCTCCACTAGAAAGCGATCGCTTGCTTCAGGCCCTGGCTCTCGTTCCTGAAAAAACCAGCATTGAGTTGGGTATCACCTTGAACCTAGACGGTCTTTTAGTTACAGGGTTCGTCATCAGTCAAGAAGCTTATTTTGAACAACTGACGCAAGGCATTCGTGAAACTAAGGCCGACGACGAGATGAAGTCTTTGCTAGAAGACTTTTTGACCGAGCTCAAAGAACCCATCATCAAAAGCACGGCTGAAAAAGCTACTTTTCCTCGATTCATCCATCTACGAGACGCTAAGCTTTACCCTTCTGAAGGAAAAGGGATGCCGTCGCTGGGCAGTACGCTTTGGCGGGGAGACATTGATAGTGTGTCTGGCTTTTGTCTGGGCGAGATGTACAGCTCTCCCAAACAAATTACCGCCTGA
- a CDS encoding universal stress protein: MSFNQILLALDRTPRADDVFAAGLDIAKKYNAQLMVLHCIARQNDAVAGSGIGSSGVAYPWPSTMVPTTSAPITAPAADVVAQEELQIAQDWLGQFQRKAEAADIRHVSTDVQVGQAGDRICEAAKNIEADLIVVGRHDRSGIEEFLLGSVSNHVVHNAPSAVLLIPQ, from the coding sequence ATGTCTTTCAACCAAATTTTACTTGCGCTCGATCGCACCCCCCGAGCTGATGATGTTTTTGCGGCAGGGCTGGATATCGCCAAAAAGTACAATGCCCAGTTGATGGTGCTGCACTGTATTGCCCGTCAAAATGATGCCGTCGCCGGGAGTGGCATCGGTTCATCTGGTGTTGCGTATCCTTGGCCTAGCACGATGGTGCCGACGACCAGCGCTCCCATCACTGCTCCAGCCGCCGATGTCGTCGCGCAGGAAGAATTGCAGATCGCGCAGGATTGGCTCGGGCAGTTTCAGCGAAAGGCCGAAGCGGCTGACATTCGCCACGTGAGTACTGATGTGCAGGTCGGTCAAGCAGGCGATCGCATTTGTGAAGCCGCAAAAAATATTGAGGCTGATTTGATCGTGGTAGGCCGCCATGACCGCTCAGGGATCGAAGAGTTTCTCCTTGGCAGTGTCAGCAATCACGTTGTGCACAATGCACCCAGCGCAGTTCTACTCATTCCTCAGTAG
- a CDS encoding DUF3616 domain-containing protein yields the protein MPNAFLLSRALLKFQSKSDDLLEELSAVARTPDGHLWLGSDEFITLERLTPMGDGVFGDHQTVHLKDFIELFDHDSEIDIEGLDYADGYLWVVGSHSLKRDKPEGDKPQKDIERLADIDRDPNRSLLARLPVLNGEIVPTYARDDGDEARTLTAASLRKVEGHNVLMEALADDEHLGPVLSINLPSKDNGLDIEGIAVSGDRIFLGLRGPVLRGWAIILEIEVEETDPGTLTLKELDDGKPYRKHFLDLNGQGIRELCLHDGDLLVLAGPTMDLEGAMQMFRFEDALDHSNDTIWSQESGKLHVLFDLPFTIGSDHAEGLTLMPCLNYENGLMVVYDSPARDRRASKKSVFADIFRLPDD from the coding sequence ATGCCCAACGCCTTTCTCCTCAGCCGCGCCCTGCTCAAATTTCAAAGCAAGTCCGACGATCTGCTAGAAGAACTGTCCGCCGTTGCTCGCACCCCCGACGGTCATCTCTGGCTGGGGTCCGATGAATTCATCACACTGGAACGGTTGACCCCCATGGGGGACGGCGTGTTTGGCGATCATCAAACCGTTCACCTGAAAGACTTCATCGAGCTGTTTGACCACGATTCTGAAATCGACATTGAAGGGCTCGACTATGCCGACGGTTATCTGTGGGTGGTGGGTTCCCACAGTCTCAAACGAGACAAGCCAGAAGGCGACAAGCCCCAAAAAGATATTGAACGGCTCGCCGATATCGATCGCGACCCTAACCGATCGCTGTTGGCTCGACTGCCCGTGCTCAATGGTGAAATCGTGCCGACCTATGCCAGGGATGATGGAGACGAAGCCCGCACCCTAACAGCGGCCAGCCTCCGCAAAGTGGAGGGCCATAACGTCTTGATGGAAGCGCTCGCCGATGATGAACATCTCGGCCCCGTGCTCAGCATCAACCTGCCGTCCAAAGATAATGGTTTGGATATTGAAGGAATTGCGGTGAGCGGCGATCGCATTTTCTTAGGACTACGCGGACCCGTGCTGCGGGGCTGGGCCATCATCCTCGAAATCGAAGTGGAGGAAACCGATCCCGGCACCCTGACCCTCAAGGAACTGGACGATGGTAAGCCCTATCGCAAACACTTCCTCGATTTGAATGGCCAGGGCATTCGCGAGCTGTGTCTGCACGACGGCGACCTGCTGGTACTCGCAGGCCCCACCATGGACCTCGAAGGCGCCATGCAGATGTTCCGGTTTGAAGACGCCCTCGACCACAGCAACGATACGATTTGGAGCCAGGAGTCTGGCAAGCTCCACGTCCTTTTCGACCTCCCGTTCACTATTGGCTCCGACCACGCCGAAGGGCTCACGCTGATGCCCTGCCTAAATTATGAAAACGGGTTGATGGTGGTGTACGACTCGCCTGCCCGCGATCGCCGCGCCAGCAAAAAGTCCGTCTTTGCCGATATCTTCCGCCTACCCGACGACTAA
- a CDS encoding MBL fold metallo-hydrolase, producing MSLVLEQIKSPGLAQLSYIVGDDAAGVAAVIDPRRDIEVYLHRARQLGLRLTHAIETHIHADFVSGARELQASLDIPVLGGRSDDYQFDYQPLTSGDTITLGNITLEALHTPGHTPEHISLLLSDTKQGEQPFAIFTGDFVFNLDVGRPDLLGEDTKKPLARQLYASLFEQLIPLGDRLEIYPCHGAGSACGKSIGDRTQSTIGNERLFNPAFQDRSPDEFVEWLLSDMPEPPRHYVRLKQVNAAGAPLQGCLQTPQSLSVEAFQRQMDAADTLVIDTRSLLAFGGGHLPGAINIGLGSAFPSWVGWMIDPDQSLLLITEGPDALRQVSEHLFRIGYDNILGYLHGGMTSWQTAGLPLQRITQMPVQELHEHLEQDDFTILDVRSDQEYLSGAVPGARHIYLPHLAENLSHLDPTQTVATYCGSGYRASIAASLLQRHGFASVINIPGSWSAWKSSNFPVEQPAVAS from the coding sequence ATGAGTCTCGTTTTAGAGCAAATTAAATCTCCCGGTTTAGCCCAACTCTCCTACATCGTCGGCGATGATGCCGCCGGAGTCGCCGCCGTCATCGATCCGCGCCGGGATATTGAGGTCTATTTGCACCGGGCCAGGCAGCTCGGACTGCGGCTGACCCACGCGATCGAAACCCACATCCATGCCGACTTTGTCTCGGGCGCGCGGGAGCTGCAGGCCAGCCTGGATATCCCCGTTTTGGGCGGTCGCAGCGACGACTACCAGTTTGACTATCAGCCGCTGACCTCCGGTGACACCATCACCCTGGGCAACATCACCCTCGAAGCCCTCCACACACCCGGTCATACCCCCGAACACATCAGTCTGCTGCTGTCGGATACAAAGCAGGGGGAGCAGCCCTTCGCCATTTTTACCGGCGATTTTGTCTTTAATCTGGATGTCGGTCGGCCCGATCTGCTAGGCGAAGATACGAAGAAGCCCCTGGCGCGTCAGCTTTACGCATCACTGTTTGAGCAACTGATTCCGCTGGGCGATCGCCTCGAAATCTATCCCTGTCACGGTGCCGGATCCGCCTGTGGTAAGTCCATCGGCGATCGCACCCAGAGCACCATCGGAAACGAGCGCCTCTTTAACCCGGCGTTTCAAGACCGCAGCCCCGACGAATTTGTGGAGTGGTTGCTTAGCGATATGCCCGAGCCGCCCCGCCACTATGTCCGGCTGAAACAAGTGAACGCTGCCGGAGCCCCCTTGCAAGGCTGTCTTCAGACGCCCCAATCCCTCTCAGTCGAAGCCTTTCAACGCCAGATGGATGCGGCGGATACCCTGGTGATTGACACGCGATCGCTGCTGGCTTTTGGCGGCGGTCACCTTCCCGGAGCCATCAATATCGGTCTGGGATCCGCCTTTCCCTCCTGGGTGGGCTGGATGATTGACCCCGATCAGTCTCTTCTACTAATTACCGAAGGGCCAGACGCCTTACGCCAGGTGAGCGAACACCTGTTCCGCATTGGCTACGACAACATTTTGGGCTACCTTCATGGCGGCATGACCAGTTGGCAAACCGCCGGACTGCCCCTGCAGCGCATCACCCAAATGCCCGTGCAGGAACTCCACGAGCACCTCGAACAGGACGATTTCACCATTCTGGACGTGCGCAGTGACCAGGAATATCTGAGTGGGGCTGTGCCCGGTGCTCGGCATATTTACTTGCCCCATTTAGCCGAAAACCTGTCGCATCTCGACCCCACCCAAACGGTAGCGACCTATTGCGGTAGCGGCTATCGTGCCTCCATTGCCGCGAGCCTACTGCAACGGCACGGCTTTGCGTCGGTGATCAACATTCCCGGTTCCTGGAGCGCTTGGAAGTCATCGAACTTCCCGGTCGAACAACCCGCCGTGGCGAGTTAG